The following are encoded together in the Microterricola viridarii genome:
- a CDS encoding FecCD family ABC transporter permease yields the protein MSVQQQQSVDFGRQHVRIDNARIATLIPTRSLVVCAVLLVVILAAGLTSMTIGAYSISLESVLRALFDPASDPDARQVVFDWRLPRVLFAVLCGMALALSGGIFQSLTRNPLGSPDIIGFGIGAQFGVTLTMVVLELNTYMFKAAGALIGGLITALLVYALATTKTMSSFRLIIVGIGVSAGLGSLTSWILISVSVEKAMMAATWGAGSLASLGFDQLIPATLVFAVVMVAALPLNRTLPVLEMGDDAATALGIRPGRTRLAALVLGVALIALVTAAAGPISFIALAAPQICQRLTRSNTPMSTLPVMLTGAALVVVSDMAAQLLMVPVGVVTVSVGGLYLAWLLAAQYAQRA from the coding sequence GTGAGCGTGCAGCAGCAGCAATCAGTCGATTTCGGGCGCCAGCACGTGCGGATCGACAACGCGCGCATCGCCACGCTCATCCCGACTCGCTCACTCGTGGTCTGCGCCGTGTTGCTCGTCGTGATCCTCGCGGCCGGGCTCACCTCCATGACCATCGGGGCCTACAGCATCAGCCTCGAATCCGTGCTGCGCGCCCTCTTCGACCCCGCATCCGACCCAGATGCTCGCCAGGTCGTGTTCGATTGGCGTCTGCCCCGCGTGCTGTTCGCCGTGCTCTGCGGGATGGCGCTCGCGCTCTCCGGCGGGATCTTCCAATCGCTCACCCGAAACCCGCTCGGCTCCCCAGACATCATCGGTTTCGGGATCGGTGCCCAATTCGGCGTCACGCTCACCATGGTCGTGCTCGAGCTGAACACCTACATGTTCAAGGCGGCCGGTGCCCTCATCGGCGGTCTGATCACCGCTCTGCTGGTGTACGCGTTGGCGACGACGAAGACCATGTCCTCCTTTCGGTTGATCATCGTGGGCATCGGCGTCTCGGCGGGACTCGGCTCCCTCACCTCGTGGATCCTCATTTCGGTCAGCGTCGAGAAGGCAATGATGGCGGCCACCTGGGGTGCCGGGTCGCTGGCCTCGCTCGGTTTCGACCAGCTCATTCCCGCCACCCTCGTCTTCGCGGTCGTGATGGTCGCCGCCCTGCCGTTGAACCGCACCCTTCCCGTGCTGGAGATGGGCGACGACGCGGCGACGGCGCTGGGAATCAGACCGGGGCGAACGCGGCTGGCCGCTCTGGTTCTGGGGGTTGCGTTGATCGCCCTCGTCACCGCCGCAGCCGGACCGATCTCATTCATCGCCCTGGCGGCACCTCAGATCTGTCAGCGTCTGACCCGGTCCAACACCCCCATGAGCACGCTGCCGGTGATGCTCACCGGTGCAGCCCTGGTGGTGGTCTCCGACATGGCAGCCCAACTGTTGATGGTGCCGGTCGGCGTCGTGACCGTCTCCGTTGGCGGACTCTATCTGGCCTGGCTGCTGGCCGCACAGTACGCACAACGCGCATGA
- a CDS encoding FecCD family ABC transporter permease, which translates to MSASGSLLAQPATGGGADASNIGGGGRRSLGGLPQHTRSRLLGLLAAGVVLVLAAIASLAIGARAIDPMTVLAALGSYDDANPLHMMVLELRVPRTILGIAVGAALAVCGALIQAFTRNPLADPGILGVNAGASFAVTFAVGVLGLTTPGSYVPFALFGALALTLLVYGLGSFGASGATPMKLTLAGVALGAAFTGFTTAIVLQNHGTLDVMRFWGVGSIGGRTLDQLTWAIPLISAGLLVGLVCARSLNALALGDDLAQALGARVGVTRMLVVIAVTLLAGTSVAAAGPIAFVGIMIPHMVRWFTGPDQRWVLAYSMVVGPTFLLLADILGRVALPNGELRVGIVTGILGAPVLVALVRRKQASGL; encoded by the coding sequence GTGTCAGCATCGGGCTCGCTCCTGGCGCAGCCGGCAACGGGTGGCGGTGCCGACGCCTCGAACATCGGTGGGGGAGGCCGTCGTTCTCTCGGCGGTCTTCCCCAGCACACCCGGTCGCGTCTGCTCGGGCTCCTCGCCGCCGGTGTGGTGCTGGTGCTTGCCGCGATCGCCTCGCTGGCGATCGGGGCCCGTGCCATCGACCCGATGACGGTTCTCGCCGCGCTCGGCTCGTACGACGACGCGAATCCACTGCACATGATGGTCCTCGAGCTTCGTGTGCCCCGCACCATCCTCGGAATCGCGGTCGGGGCCGCCCTGGCGGTGTGCGGCGCGCTCATCCAAGCGTTCACACGCAACCCCCTGGCCGACCCGGGGATCCTCGGGGTGAACGCGGGCGCCTCCTTCGCCGTCACCTTCGCGGTCGGCGTTCTCGGCCTCACCACCCCCGGCTCGTACGTGCCGTTCGCGCTTTTCGGCGCGCTGGCCCTGACGCTTCTGGTCTACGGGCTCGGCTCGTTCGGAGCTTCGGGCGCCACGCCCATGAAGCTCACCCTCGCCGGGGTCGCCCTCGGCGCTGCGTTCACCGGGTTCACCACCGCGATCGTGTTGCAGAACCACGGCACCCTCGACGTGATGCGGTTCTGGGGAGTCGGCTCCATCGGCGGGCGCACCCTGGACCAGCTCACCTGGGCGATTCCCCTCATCTCGGCCGGACTCCTCGTCGGCCTCGTGTGTGCCCGATCGCTGAACGCCCTCGCCCTCGGCGACGACCTGGCGCAGGCGCTCGGCGCGCGGGTCGGGGTCACCCGGATGCTGGTGGTGATTGCGGTCACGCTCCTGGCCGGAACCAGCGTCGCGGCCGCGGGCCCCATTGCCTTCGTTGGCATCATGATCCCTCACATGGTCCGCTGGTTCACCGGCCCAGACCAACGGTGGGTGCTCGCATACTCGATGGTTGTCGGCCCCACCTTCCTGCTTCTGGCCGACATCCTGGGCCGAGTCGCCCTCCCCAACGGCGAGCTCCGCGTCGGCATCGTCACCGGAATCCTGGGCGCCCCGGTGCTCGTCGCCCTGGTGCGCCGCAAGCAGGCGAGCGGACTGTGA
- a CDS encoding ABC transporter substrate-binding protein: protein MPHAPARPKAARLSALAAVALTAILALSGCAPTADAVPSSGDSGTGVVIEHAHGSTLIPKKPERIVALSWMTPDIVAALGVNPVGVEKVWGAGDSGFQPWFEEFVTTEYGSTPEIIPYAEEGPNFEAIKALKPDLILGLYSGITDIEYERLSEIAPTVPYIEGPWNPSTWEDMTRTVGKAMWEDDKAEQLISETEQMVSSLADEHPEFDGKTFVWGLTLNEGGTELGVYLEYDARVRITEALGFTSTPAMDQFLSTAEGDNWYTGVSLENLYDVQADLFAAWGSSAAEGEYTVQNKVVSRWEPIAADSYVIYADDAQASAISAPTVLSLKYVLPKYVDDLAAALQGTPTISGK, encoded by the coding sequence ATGCCGCACGCCCCTGCGCGCCCGAAGGCAGCTCGACTCTCAGCTCTGGCCGCCGTCGCCCTCACCGCCATCCTCGCCCTGTCCGGGTGCGCCCCAACCGCAGACGCCGTGCCGTCCTCCGGTGACTCCGGCACCGGTGTCGTCATCGAACACGCCCACGGCTCCACTCTCATCCCGAAGAAGCCGGAGCGCATCGTCGCTCTCAGTTGGATGACGCCCGATATCGTCGCCGCGCTGGGCGTCAACCCGGTTGGCGTCGAGAAGGTGTGGGGCGCTGGCGACAGCGGATTCCAGCCGTGGTTCGAGGAGTTCGTCACGACCGAGTACGGCTCGACCCCCGAGATCATCCCGTACGCAGAAGAGGGCCCCAACTTCGAGGCGATTAAAGCGCTCAAGCCCGACCTCATCCTGGGACTGTACTCCGGGATCACAGACATCGAATACGAGCGGCTGAGCGAGATCGCCCCGACCGTCCCCTACATCGAGGGCCCGTGGAATCCCAGCACCTGGGAGGACATGACGCGCACGGTGGGCAAGGCGATGTGGGAGGACGACAAGGCCGAGCAGCTCATCAGTGAGACGGAGCAGATGGTCAGCTCGCTCGCCGATGAGCACCCGGAGTTCGACGGCAAGACATTCGTCTGGGGCCTGACCTTGAACGAGGGCGGAACGGAGCTCGGCGTCTACCTGGAGTACGACGCACGCGTGCGCATCACCGAAGCGCTGGGGTTCACATCCACTCCCGCAATGGATCAGTTCCTCTCCACCGCCGAGGGCGACAACTGGTACACCGGCGTCAGCCTGGAGAACCTCTACGACGTGCAGGCCGACCTCTTCGCGGCGTGGGGGAGCAGCGCCGCCGAGGGCGAGTACACCGTGCAGAACAAGGTGGTGTCACGTTGGGAGCCGATCGCGGCGGACTCCTACGTCATTTACGCGGATGACGCGCAGGCCTCTGCCATCAGTGCGCCGACCGTGCTCTCGCTCAAGTACGTGCTGCCGAAGTACGTCGATGACCTCGCCGCCGCCCTGCAGGGCACGCCGACGATCTCGGGCAAGTGA
- a CDS encoding helix-turn-helix transcriptional regulator, with protein sequence MSTGVGAGDEGPSRAIAPPHMHPDAMLAWCYRGTVWVYLQESMWRLAPGQGVWIPANTAHTTRQERDSTGCYTYIPDDALLSPVSAVTRVLVPRAVQEMLLHLGINDMDEGLRVRIQAVLIEMLHQPAPTALSGWGEVPLPADERVRALVQAVLADPGDTRTLGAIVAAHGLHERTVLRVFSQEVGMSFGQWRTGVRLTLAAQLMVDGTPVGVAAHRCGYSTTSAFSAAFKDRFGMTPRQHVARVQADAAHHLYWR encoded by the coding sequence ATGTCCACCGGCGTGGGAGCCGGCGACGAGGGCCCATCGCGCGCGATCGCCCCGCCGCACATGCACCCCGACGCAATGCTCGCCTGGTGCTACCGCGGAACGGTGTGGGTGTACCTGCAGGAATCGATGTGGCGTCTCGCACCGGGCCAGGGCGTCTGGATCCCCGCGAATACGGCGCACACCACTCGACAGGAACGCGATTCGACGGGGTGCTACACCTACATCCCCGACGACGCCCTGCTCTCCCCGGTCAGCGCCGTCACGCGGGTGCTGGTTCCGCGCGCGGTGCAGGAGATGCTGCTGCACCTCGGCATCAACGACATGGACGAAGGTCTGCGCGTGCGGATCCAGGCTGTGCTCATCGAGATGCTCCACCAGCCAGCGCCGACCGCGCTGAGCGGGTGGGGCGAGGTTCCGCTGCCGGCAGACGAACGCGTGCGCGCGCTCGTGCAGGCCGTGCTCGCCGACCCGGGCGACACCCGAACATTGGGGGCGATCGTCGCCGCCCACGGGCTCCACGAGCGAACGGTGCTCCGCGTGTTCAGCCAGGAGGTCGGCATGAGCTTTGGGCAATGGCGCACCGGAGTGCGCCTGACCTTGGCGGCACAGCTGATGGTTGACGGCACCCCGGTCGGGGTTGCCGCGCACCGCTGCGGCTACTCCACCACGAGCGCCTTCTCTGCGGCATTCAAGGATCGCTTCGGGATGACGCCGCGCCAGCACGTCGCGCGGGTGCAAGCCGACGCTGCGCACCACCTCTACTGGCGCTGA